The stretch of DNA AACTCTATGGAAATTGGACATTATCATACAGAGATAAAAAATGATTTACATTTGAAAGGAGAGCCATTTGGGTGGTTATCACCTGTTATGTTTGTTTTAATGGATGAACTCTTAGCCTGCGAGCATCTCAAACCAGACTTGATTATTTTGGCTCCCTATACCATCTATTATTGGCAGCTCTCGCCCACCCATCATTTGGCCGGACGGGAAATCACACCCCCTATCTCCCCCTTACATATAACACTCCATGTATCACTCCATGTACACAGGATGATAGATATTTCCCCCTTACATATAACATCCCATGTACACATGATGATAGATACCAATTACAAGCATCTACTTCATTCTGCGTATTAGTACTCTTGACGCCTCCTATTCCAACATGTTTGTCGCATGCTTGATGTGGTGAGCCAGCACGACTAGCTAGTATGTCAAATGAAGAGGGACAAAAATCGTGCTATTCGTCTGGGCAGATGGAGTGGTTTATATATCAGGTAAAAGGATTGGTTGGTGCAGTGTTATTTTTTTTCTATTAAGTGAATGCATTTTAGCTGGAAAACATTTCCTATCAGGTAAAATTATTTCACTCAAAAAGTTTGAGGTAGCAGTACGTGTTAACTACAATCTTTTGCAGCTCGGAATTTCTAACTAAccttgaaaataaaaaaaataaaaaatgaggcTGAAACCGCCGGCATATGCATCAATAGATGTACACAACCATATTTTATTATATTATTTAGCAAAGGTCTGACAAGAATATGGGTAACAACGAATGGCAAAGTGGGTAACCATATTTTATTATATTATTCGACAAAGCCACCATTCACACCTGCAGACTCGACAATGAACAATGCCATCATGCATCACAATCTAGAACTAGGGTCACCACCGATCCGACGGCATGACATAGCATGAGCGCAAACCCAATGGAGCATAATGGCTATGACCACACGCACATGCTTCAGAAGTCGGCAGCATCGTCGGACCACTGACCCATCTCCAGGAAAGAGATCCCCATTATCCTTGCCAGGTCAGCCAGTCGTCAACACCGCCTCAGCGCCAAACAATACCACCGACCTGCGCTCGCCCATCGAGATGCATCCACCACTGAGAATCCACTGCACCATACCGCCGAGATCTGTCGTTGTGATGGGGCGGAACGGCGGTGGCGCCGACAGAAGGAGAAGAGCTTTTCTTGTGGAGGAGGAAAGAGACACGTGATAATGATGGATCAAGTTTTTAGGTGCAACAATTGATGACTAGTTATAGTATAATGATTTAGAATGGCAAAATCCTGGTAACGAGGGATGGCAAAGCGGATTGTCCACACATGGGTAAGAACTATGGCAGCAACGAACTCCCGGCTATCGAATCTTCTATTCCATGAAGGCGTATATCCATATGGGAGTTGCACTAGATCTATTGAGGGAAAATATATGATAATAGCGTGTATTTATAGTTTTTGTCTCACATATGTAGAATCGGAAAAACATTTTCTCTCTAATTACATCTGCATACGTAATTCCCGGTCAAATATATTACTATCATAATTAGAGGCTCCATGTAAATTACCACCTCAATAGGAGAAACTCAAATGCTATGTGTCACACGTGTGGCACAAAGCACTCCGGCTCTGATGGTTTTCACAACTAAAGTTACCGAAAAGAAAAAACAAACCCAAAAAATAAACTGAAACTTGCCATCCAAAGAAAAAGTTACCATGATTGACAACTAAAGCTGTCATCCTATCATCACTAAACTTACCAAAAATAAGTTCGGAGTTGCCATGTGTTCGTGCCACCCTAGTGGCACTTATCAGGGTCCTAGGACAAAATAGAAAAAAAACCATTGATTTGGTGGGACAGAATTATAACAGTTTTGATGGAAAAAAAAGACTCCATCTCACGTACAATATATTTATTTGGTGGAACCGAATTATAAAAGTTTTGGTTAAACAAATGACTCCATGTGTCAAAGAAAATATAATTCCTATGACATCttcttccactagtaaaaaacagggcatcagtcccggttctagaGGGCCTTTAATCCCGGTTCTGCAACCGGGACAAAACGATCGGGACtaatgaaccgggactaaaggagcTGCATGTGGCCGCTTCGGGGCGCCCAGGAAGGAGGACTTTTAGTCCTGGTTGGTATCACCGACCGGGACTAAAAGGCAGCCACGCGTCAGCAGCTGCTAGGCACTGGGGGTTTTTTTCTATAGGAGGAGTTTAGGGGTTTTGAAGGTTTTAGGGGTTtcatattgtgttagctagctactACATATAAAGAGAGGTGACCTCTCTTTCTCCGTGCTTAGTCGATGCAGCTACTACATATAGAGAAAACTAGTGGTTGGGGCGCACCCAAGGTGCGCCTCCTGAGAGGAAGTTGAGGCGGTGCCAGATGGGGTGCGCCTCTTTCACCTTCCTACTTGTACTATGACCTGTTGTTTGGCCATGAGACATTTTCGCTTCTGTTTAGTTTGAAGTTAGGATGCTCTCAACGGGGAAGAAGATTCAGGATAAGTAAAAATGCCCTTGTGATGTCCTTCTGCTTATTTTCCTCATGTATATGATTCTATCTCTACACCACAAAACGAACAAAAAAACCTTCTTCCCTGAAGAACAGGCCTTGGCCTCGAACCTCGGTAGGACCACAAACACAATTGACGTCATATAAGAGCGAGTACTATATCAGCAACTTAAATGTAACAGAGGGTGTATCCATACGACCAAACAGTGAAAAAAAGCAGCAGATTTGGTTCATAATTATAAACTGGTCATCGAGATTTATCAGGACAACACAATTATTTCAGCACCTAAATACAACAATATGCTTGACCGAGATACAACGATAGTAAACATACATGGTCTATGTTCTCGAAATAACCGTGTCACCTGTCATCTCTATGAGCAAACATAGATAGCAAGGTTATACGCATAAATGTTAAGTGAAAGGAGCTAACAACTATTCGCTGCAAAGGCAGTGGCCTTTGCATATCCACGGCTGAATTATCAAGTTTCATATACAAGCAAGGAAGCTAGCATGACATAGTTTAACTCTTCAGTAAAAATGAATGTAAACAGAGTGATTTGCGGTGGTCATCAGTGAAATGAATGTTGGCTTTTGCAGAAGAACAATGGCTCTTTAGGTTTTTAGGAGCATCAGCAAGTGAATGAAGCAATAAGAATTTTTAAAAATTGGCGTGCAAATTATAGAAGATCAAACAGAGCAACCCAACATTGTTGTATTTATGGATTTAGGTCTGTCAGAGTGCAGAGCAAGTATATAGAAAGAACAAGAACACAGCAACTGAGTTGTGTCGCTTGATACATGTGAATTATCAAATTTCAACATTTCATGGCACTGAAATATTCAAAAATCGGAAAAGCTAATTTCCAGACGTACGGAAATTAGTAACAGATCCGAACGATGTTGTCACCGTTCGATTTGCATCCATCGGCGCGCGATTAAAGCGAGGTTTGTTTCGCTGGCGATTCCCATGGATTCCTTCGAACGTACTTTCCTTCCCTTTTTTTTCTCGTGATTTGTTTCCTTCGAACGTATACTTTCCTTCTCTGTTTTTTCTCCTCCGAATGTACTTTCCTTCCCTTTTTTTCTCGTGATTGGTTTCCTAAACACGTACattcctttccttttttttttcTTGTGAATGGTTTTCTTGGTCCTGTAGGTAGTGCATTACCAACTCCTCTATGCCTCGTTGCCTTCTAGTTGAAAGAAGAATGTTTATAATTGTGTTAAAAAGGAAGAAAATCCTTACACTTTTTTAACAGCACACAAGCTAATCGAATAAGTGTAAAATGACGTGAGAAGTGGAATTCTAAATTAACAACATCCTAATAGATGACCCAATCAGACCCCTTTTTGTACTAATAAATCGTTATGATTTTTTTAGAACAATAAATCGTTATGATTATTAAGTGGAGATCCTTTTTACGCACGAGCTGCGTCTAAAACTGAATATCAGTCGCTGTAATTATTAACTTCAAGAACTCCAATGAGCTTCAAAAGTTATCATCAAAACGATGAAATTGTTATCAGGCTATACATAGCATAGTTAGCAGATCAATCATGTTAAATTACCAACATGTTTAGGTACGCACAGCTGACCACATGCTACTAACTTCTGTATAAATAACATGAAAATATATACACCGCAGACATAATAACTTATGTACCAACATCGTGATAAATTTAACCCGAAGAAAAAAGTTGTCGACACACCCCTGGTAATTTATATATCAATAGCATGATAATATATGCATGGCAGACATGAGAACACAAGTACAAACACCACGAACTTGATAATTTAGCTACAAACATCGCGATAACTTTTGACCAAGAAAAAAAGTTGTTGACCACACACCCCTAATAACTTCTGTACACTAGCATGATAATATAGCACCGCATACATGGTATCTTAGATACAAACACCGCGATAACTTAGACATCAAGGAGAAATTTTGTTGAAAAACATAACCTCAATAACTTTTGCGTAAATATCATGGTAATATAAGCACCGCATACCTGATAACTTAGGTGCAAACACTGCGGTAAGTTTTACCTAAAAAAGTAATGTTCAATGCACACCGCAAAAGAACTTTTGTGTAAATAGCATGGTAACATACAAACCACTGACCTGATAACTTAGTTACAAGTACCGCGTAACTTGACCCGAGGAAAACAATGTTGAAACACACCCCTCTAACTTTTGTGTAAAGAGCATGGTAATGTACGCACCATAGACCTGATAACTTACGTACAGACACCGCTAATTTTGATCCGGAGAAACAAATTAGTGCAAACATACCCCGGTAACTTCTGTATAAATAGCACGGTAAGATACACACAATAAACCTGATAACTTAGGTACAAACACAGCGGTAACTTTCAGCCGGAGATTTTTTTTAAAACGTTCCCCGGTAACTTTTGTGTAAATAGCATGGTGATATACATGCCGCAGACCTGATAACTTAGTACAAACACCATGGTAACTTTTGATCCTGTGAAAAAGTTATCGAAATATGTATCGTGATTACTTCTGTGTAAACAACATGACAATACACACATAAGCTAATAACATACTTAACTTGGTAACTTTTGGCCAAAATAACTTATGTTGGAAATAACTTATGCACCCCAGTCCTGGTACTTTTCGCGAGGAAGGGGTGATGAAATATACCCCGGTAACTTTTATGTGAATAGCACGGTAACTCACACATCGTAGACCTGATAACTAATGTACCCCAGTCTTGGTAAATTTGGTAACCAGGTGGGGGGAGGGTGGTTGGTGAAATATACCCTTGGTAACTTTTTGTGTGAATAAAATGATAACTCACACATCGCAGACATGATAACTTATATGCGTCAGTCTTGGTAAATTTCGGCAACGGTGGTGAGGGGTGGGGGAGGGTTGTTGATGAAATATACCTCCATTAACTTTTTGTCAATAGCATGATAACTCACACATCATAGACCTGATAACTTAGGTATAAACAATGCGTTAACTTTAGACCCGAATAAAAAGTTATTGAAACATACCCTGGTTACTTCTGTGCAAATAGTGCGCTAATGTATGCATCCGGAGCTGATAACTTAGGTATAAATACCACGGTAAATTTGATCCAGGGGAAAGAAGTCGTTGAAAACACATCTCCGGTCACTTCTACATAAATAATATGTTAATATACATATAACATAACTGGCAACTTTACGGTAACTTTTGACCAAAAAAGAGATCAAAACATGTCAACATGAGATCTAGTTTCAAAGTACTCATCGCGATGGATTTTTTTATGTGAGAACGATTTTTCAATAAAAAACGACAATTTGAGCTATAAAATATTTTACATTTTTGAAGTAGCGAGAATTTAGAATGAGATCAGATTTCATGTGCTCTACTGCATTTGCATGTGGAGGGAATGTTGGAGGAGCCATTTTTATGCCCCTGTAATTCCCATGTAAACAGGATGGTAACTGGCGTACCACATAGGTGATAACTTATTTAGCATAGGTCTGATAACTTTTGACCTAAAAAAAGTCATCAAAACATACCAATATGGGATCAAGTTTCGGAGGTCTCGTCGCGACGGATCTTATATGTGAAAACGGTTTTTCAATCGAATCAACGGTTTGAGCTACAAAATATTTTAAATTTTCGCATTAGGAAGAATCTTTGATGACATCATCAATTTAGTATTTTCTGCATGTATATGATTAGTAGCTGCTAGTTAACTGCTAATGGACCGTGGACACACatagaaaaaaaaagaaaataagatAAAGCTAATGCATGTATACAAGCTAGGAAATAGAGAAATTATACGGATTTGTTGCTTAACTTCAGTACGTGTGGAAGTTAGCATTGTCTTTAAAAAATAATACCAGCTGGAGACCTGAATATAGAGAAATGAAGCTCACTTCGAAAGAACACTCATGCCTGATCATTGTAGAAAGAATAACAAAATAAGAACAAAGTGATAATAGCACTCATTTCATGTGGTAAATCAAAAAAGGAGAAGCTTCCCTGATTTTACAGATCACAGGACTACCCCACAATCTAAAACAGAGGAACATCTCATAAGTACAAAGTAGATGAACCAAAAGCAACCTATATTTCATTCATGTGAGAAATAGCTAAGCAATGATTTATCGAAAGTATCCTAGGAAAAGGCCGGCAGAGAGTGGAAATGAATCAATCCTCAAGCCGGGGACAACTCCTGctccgcgccgcctcgcctcggGCCTCCTCCTCGAGATGCGCGCCAGGGGCGTCGCCGCGGACGGCTTCTCCTACTCCACGCTCCTCGCCGCGCTCACCTTCCTCCCGCTCATGGAGGCCGACGCCGTGGCGCCGGACCTCGTGCTCTTCTCCAACCTCATCCACCTCGCCCTCCGCGCTGGCGACGCGCCCAAGGCACTCGCGCTCTTCTCCAGCCTCCGCGCCGCGGGGATCAGGTCCGACCTCAAGGCCTAcaacgccgccatcgccgcctACTGCAAGCCTGACCTGCTCCGCGACGCCAAGCGCCTGCTGCTCCTTGACGTCCCCACCGACGGCGTGGCCCCCGACGCCGAGTCCTACGCCCCGGTCCTCGCCGCGCTCGCGCGCCGCGGCTGGCACCTCGTGGCGGTCTCGCTCTTCTCGCACATGCGCGCCGTGGCGCGCTCAAGCCCGACCACTCCGTCTTCAACATCGTGCTCAACGCGTACGGGCAGCTGGACCTCGCGCGCGACGCTGACCGGCTCTTCTGGTCCATGCGCCAGGCCGGGGTGCCGCCGAGCGTCGTCACGTACAACACCATGCTCCGCGTGTACGGCGACGCCGGGCTGTTCGGGGAGGCGGTCCACCTGTTCGGCCTCATGTGCAGCACCGCCTCCGACGGCGGCAGCAACGGCGTCCTTAGGCACAACGTGGTGACGTACAACACCATGATCGCCATCCAcggcaaggcgctggaggacgacaAGGCCGGGAGCCTGGTGCAGCAAATGCAGGCCAGCGGCATCCAGCCCAACGCCGTCACCTACTCCACCGTCCTGTTCATCTGGTTGAAGGCCGTGAAGCTCGACCGCGCCGCGAAGCTCTTCGAGAAGCTGCGGGAGTCTGGCACGGAGATGGACCCCGTGCTGTACCAGATGATGGTGGTCGCGTACGAGCGTGCCGGGCTCGTCTCACAGTCCAAGCGACCGCTGCGCGAGCTCGGAGACCCGGACCAGGCCATCCACAAGGAGACGGCCATGAAGATCCTGGCCAGCGCCGGGCGGGTGGAGGAGGCCGCGTGGCTGTTCGTACAAAAAGCACGGACGGAGGTAGGTGGTAGCAGGGCGTACCTGCACTTGTCCTAGAGGACGGCGAAGCCGCCGGATCGCAGCGGTCAGCCCTTCCTCCACTGCCCCGCCGCCTCTGCGTGGCCCGGCGCAGGATCTAGTCGAGGATGGTGCTTCTCTCGCGGTCCTCACGGCGGGTCCTTAGATCCGGCGACACTGAGGGAGAGAAACGATCCCAGCAGCGCTGTTCGTGAGAGAAGCGGCAACCTGACCCCCACCCTCGCCTGCTTCTCCCTCGTCCGTCATGGGAACATGGCGCCCATCATACCGCGGCCACCCGCCCACCCGTTCGTGGAAGGGGGTCTCCGTGGGATTTGGGGTGGCTGAGAGAGGAGTAAAGGAGAGGCGTTGCGTGCGCTTGGGACAGAAAGTGGAGACGAGGAAAGGGAAGGACGGGCGTTTCTCTCTTCAGAGCGCAGTAGTACACCAACGGCCGCCGTACAACGCTACTAGTACATCGCACGAAGCAAACGGTTTCATAGCTCAGTAGTACAATCCCTGCAACAGTACAGCGCGCGTCGTTTCCTATCCTACGTGGACATGCCCAGGAAGCGCTCCTTGCGCGACTGTTAATGGGTTTTATGACCTCTCTTTCtacgtgcttggtcgacgctagcTATTACATATAGATAGAACTCgacgctagctagtaagcaaatgaaggaaccattaatcatcatcatcatcattataataacaactcatcatcatagtcatatatATAGGAACTAACTCATCAATCTAGCACAAAGGTAGCACATAAGTCATCATCATGATAACAactcatcatcatagtcatataaGAACTAGCTCATCATTCTACCACAATGTAGCACATAAATACCTAAGACCTCCTACTCACTcgaaggtaaaatagcataaaacaggTAAACCCCTGATTCTCCATTATGTAGAATACAGATGAACCTATCTGCCATTTGTGGGCTGCGCTTGATGTTGTCCCCAAGTAGTTCTCTGCGATCTTTCACAACTCTTATCCAATCTTTGATTGTGAGGATGTCATCGCTTCGACGAATCGTGTATCCACTGCGGTGGTATGTAGGCCAACTTGGCTGTAAGCTAACAATCCTCATGTCACCATTCATTTCCATAAATCTAGGTATACAATCCGTCGTGAGTTTATGTTGAAGAACATCATAATAACATACTTAGAAAAATGTAGTTTAGCTTAAAAGAATCTATGGAAAAAAATGCATTGATGACATAATAGGAAAAATCTTACCATGATATCTCGATCGATGTTACCGTAGTTTAATACATGCACCAGCGGCACGTATAGAGAATAACTTGGAGAGATATGATAATTCGTCTTAAAAGTCTCAACATCTTTAATCCATGAAACGAAATGATGTATCTCCTCACAATTTAGCTCAGACCCATAAGTGTAGTACGTTTTGTCTACTACTTTTCGTACATTTCTTGAagaatggaaataagctgtcaataaTTTTTGTAAATACAATAAAATTTACTTATTGAATATATTTGAGAAACTCAGATAGAGGTAGAAGTGGCAGCATCTGAACATCCACTCAAATGTCGATATTAGCTTCGTCGACATTATCTTCATCTATGTCATCTTCGGGATCATCACCCAGATCGAAGGTGACGTACATACCCTCCTGAAAACCATACGCCTTGCATAGTGATGCCCAATTCGAGCATCCAAAATGGGAGTAGGTCACCGCATTGTATAGCTTTACGTTAAAAGCATAACCATGATGCGTCCTGAGGTGAACTCTCTGTTTTTCTGCATATTTTGACGATCTTCAAAATCCAGCTTCTCCAAGACAAAAcgtcttgcatggcaggggatgcacAAGTTGAATTGTAGAAAGCGGAAATTACACGTTGAGGAaacataagtcatgcttaattacggaAAATACTTGTCGTCGTTGCATACCGTATAAACATCGAAGGTCTcgtcgagcttaatgctgaagcgtcGACCGCCTTCCAGGTGAGACCTGTCGCACAGACCACGGTTTTCGCCGCAGTACTCGCACTCTTGGAACCTATCATCGTCGCCAGACATTTcatatgttcataattcaaatatcACTTGTATGAAAGACACATAGACATATAACAATGCAACCACTAGATAAACCAGATATGAAGAAGCTCATGCACACAACATTGAGATACCTAGATAAACTATATAGGGTGACAAAGCATGGTGGATCATCACACGAAACAACGCACTATGCAACCAGTATAACACTATCAAGCATGGCATTAGCACACAACACTATCATACTAGTTGCGACGTAAAAACAGAAGGACCATCATACTAAGAAAGTAATCATCTGATTCATGGCATCAATCATTTCAACCTAAGTACTACACTAACATGAATAACATGATTCCATGCATTTCCTATCTGGTACATGCATCATACACTTGCAAGTACATAGATATACAACGAGTATGCAATAACATAACATAGAATTGATAGAGAACAATTTACTCAATAGAAGAATTAATGTACAACATCAACAAGCATAACCTATACGTAGCAATATaaatctacaagatgacataaaGAAACCAACACCATATAATCATGGATAATATCATCTACAAAATAAGAGTAACAACTAAGTAATAATGTCATCTATAAAATTTGTTCTTTGATTTGCAAAGGAGCTATATTTTCCCAATTCTTTTGCACCCACAAAAATTACTCCATCTATTTGACAGTGCCCACAACCCATTCCACCCAAAAATTGCCACAACTTGCCACCGAGGAGCTCATGAAGGCTAGTAGGAGCAGAAGAGAAAGGTCGGTGACGAGGTCCGGTCGGTGACGAGGACGGGCGACTCAGGGGGCATAGCGATGCCTGGGGGCGTCGGGGCCAGCGACGAGGAGCGAGCGGGCTCGGAGAGGGCATCGGGGCAGGTAACGGGGACGGCGTTGGGGGCGGCGATGAGGAGCGGGCTCGGGGAGGCGACGGGGAGGTCCGGTAGCCTGGCAGCGTCCTGCTCTGCTTCGTCGTCGTCGGGGAGAACTGCAGTGGTGGTTTGCAATTTTTCTAAGTGTGCGGTTATATAGCCACCTAAAGGACACCCTCtagtcccggttcaagccaccaaccgggactaatgggctattTCAGCaacccaaagggcgggaagcacaaccctttagtcctggttggtggctCTTACCGGGACTAGAGGGTGTCCTTTAGTctcggttggagccaccaaccgagactaaaggggtGGCACAACAGTGTGGAAAGTTTACTCCCACCTCGCTAATTGAGAGGAGctcggagtggtttataagcgctgttgccgctgccctctcgagctcctctctaatgtaGGCAGTAATCTCACGCCCTGTTGGGCCTGCTTACACtacgggcctgcatcctggcccatgtgtagggtttctagtcgtatgcaggccgtggTGGCTAGTAGGTGGgcctttttttcattttttgcaGATGTTATGTTTTTAAAATTTTAATGTTATTTTTTGCATATGTTATTTTTAGttatataattttagttgcataaattgtatataattttagttttataaattttatataattttaatTGCATAAGTTTTATTTTTATTGATTCTTTTTAGTTCAttccttttgctattagagtttataaaaactttttagtttgctattaaagtttgtaacaaaaatactttatgaaaattcttttactattaaagtttataacaaaaaaatactttgataattttag from Triticum urartu cultivar G1812 chromosome 3, Tu2.1, whole genome shotgun sequence encodes:
- the LOC125547435 gene encoding LOW QUALITY PROTEIN: pentatricopeptide repeat-containing protein At5g39980, chloroplastic (The sequence of the model RefSeq protein was modified relative to this genomic sequence to represent the inferred CDS: inserted 1 base in 1 codon); the protein is MIYRKYPRKRPAESGNESILKPGTTPAPRRLASGLLLEMRARGVAADGFSYSTLLAALTFLPLMEADAVAPDLVLFSNLIHLALRAGDAPKALALFSSLRAAGIRSDLKAYNAAIAAYCKPDLLRDAKRLLLLDVPTDGVAPDAESYAPVLAALARRGWHLVAVSLFSHMRAVXALKPDHSVFNIVLNAYGQLDLARDADRLFWSMRQAGVPPSVVTYNTMLRVYGDAGLFGEAVHLFGLMCSTASDGGSNGVLRHNVVTYNTMIAIHGKALEDDKAGSLVQQMQASGIQPNAVTYSTVLFIWLKAVKLDRAAKLFEKLRESGTEMDPVLYQMMVVAYERAGLVSQSKRPLRELGDPDQAIHKETAMKILASAGRVEEAAWLFVQKARTEVGGSRAYLHLS